One Flavobacterium sp. 90 DNA segment encodes these proteins:
- a CDS encoding helix-turn-helix transcriptional regulator, whose translation MLSQSVYTLVNQQNGNLSFKVFEFDNSSYFDHIQRNNYFTLILITSGEGLAKVDLSEYSFKENTLFAFYPYQPFMLASEGVLTGISIQFHHDFFCIYRNHKEIAANGILFNNIYQQPFILLDQNNKQTLLNIVNEIIAELKMEALRKDEVLVSYLKIFLVLATRIKLEQQTINNEVRNDKQLLIIQNLRNAIEDNFRTKHSASEYADMLHVTPVVLARAAKNHFNMTLSDLITERIIVEAKRELYLTNKTVKEIAYELGYDDEYYFSRVFKGKTDISPQLYRDTIGFNRAALS comes from the coding sequence ATGTTATCACAATCTGTATATACGCTGGTTAATCAGCAAAATGGCAACTTATCATTCAAAGTATTTGAGTTTGATAACAGTAGTTATTTTGATCATATTCAGCGCAATAATTACTTTACGTTGATTCTTATTACGTCAGGCGAAGGATTAGCTAAGGTTGATCTTTCCGAATATAGTTTTAAAGAAAATACTTTGTTTGCTTTTTATCCATATCAGCCTTTTATGTTGGCTTCAGAAGGAGTTTTGACCGGAATTTCTATTCAGTTTCATCATGATTTTTTCTGCATATACAGAAATCACAAAGAGATCGCCGCAAATGGTATTTTGTTCAACAATATTTATCAGCAGCCTTTTATACTTCTAGATCAAAATAATAAACAAACGCTCCTAAATATCGTTAACGAAATTATCGCCGAATTGAAAATGGAAGCTTTGAGAAAAGATGAGGTTTTGGTTTCTTATCTCAAAATATTTTTAGTGCTTGCAACCCGAATAAAACTCGAGCAACAAACTATTAACAATGAAGTTCGCAATGACAAACAATTGCTTATTATCCAAAACTTAAGAAATGCAATTGAAGATAATTTCCGAACCAAACATTCTGCAAGTGAATATGCCGATATGCTTCATGTAACGCCTGTTGTGCTTGCACGAGCTGCAAAAAATCACTTCAACATGACACTTTCTGACTTGATAACCGAAAGAATCATTGTCGAAGCAAAAAGAGAACTATATCTCACAAACAAAACCGTAAAAGAGATTGCTTATGAACTTGGTTATGATGATGAGTATTATTTTAGCCGTGTATTCAAAGGCAAAACTGATATCTCACCACAATTATATCGAGACACAATAGGTTTTAACCGAGCAGCTTTGAGCTAG
- a CDS encoding nucleoside deaminase, which produces MQKEFQDYMHQCLDLAKTALAEGNPPVGAIIVLDKKVIGTGIESGKSTGDITNHAEIMAIRDALKNGFSDKLHLAKMYTTHEPCIMCSYMIRHHKIPEIVYGTSVPYVGGFTSKYNVLATEDVPKWGNKPKVIGDICTEECNALNAQFLELLNKS; this is translated from the coding sequence ATGCAAAAGGAATTTCAAGATTATATGCATCAATGTTTGGATCTTGCTAAAACTGCTTTGGCAGAAGGTAATCCGCCTGTGGGTGCCATTATTGTTTTAGATAAAAAAGTAATTGGTACAGGTATCGAATCAGGAAAATCAACTGGAGACATTACCAATCATGCCGAAATAATGGCAATTAGAGACGCGTTAAAAAATGGATTTTCAGATAAACTACATTTGGCAAAAATGTACACTACACATGAACCTTGTATTATGTGTTCGTATATGATTCGCCATCACAAAATACCTGAAATCGTTTATGGTACAAGTGTTCCTTATGTTGGCGGTTTCACATCAAAATACAATGTTTTGGCAACAGAAGATGTTCCGAAATGGGGAAATAAACCAAAAGTTATCGGCGATATTTGTACAGAAGAATGCAATGCTCTTAATGCTCAATTTTTAGAATTATTAAACAAATCGTGA
- a CDS encoding DsrE family protein, which produces MKKTAIIILSDPKVGSEEALGRVFNALASAYEFKHEGEDVKIIFQGAGIRWPEQLEKPEHPVHALYNEVKDHVHGLSKGCVAVFGTEISGYELLNDNEVPGTPGLPSFVNLRKEGYEILIF; this is translated from the coding sequence TATTATTCTGTCTGATCCAAAAGTAGGTTCAGAAGAAGCGTTAGGACGTGTATTCAATGCTTTAGCATCAGCATATGAATTCAAACACGAAGGTGAAGATGTCAAAATTATTTTTCAGGGTGCAGGTATTAGATGGCCTGAACAACTGGAAAAACCTGAACATCCGGTTCACGCTCTTTATAACGAAGTAAAAGATCATGTTCACGGTCTTTCTAAAGGTTGCGTTGCCGTATTTGGTACTGAAATTTCAGGTTATGAATTATTGAATGATAATGAAGTTCCGGGAACTCCGGGTTTGCCAAGTTTTGTTAACCTTAGAAAAGAAGGTTACGAAATTTTGATTTTCTAA